One stretch of Corynebacterium callunae DSM 20147 DNA includes these proteins:
- a CDS encoding aldo/keto reductase, which translates to MTIPSFTLNNGVSLPALGYGVFQTPPAETIAAVKETLKAGYRHIDTAAAYGNEREVGQAIAESGIDRSEIFIETKVWISDYGFDATLHAFEKSAAKLGVDTIDLFILHQALPTNFDLTIEAYKALEQLLAEGKVRAIGVSNFMVEHLDKLIAETTVVPAVNQLEIHPYFQQREVLARNAELGILSQAWSPIGGITFYREGEHTSTLNDPTIGEIAKKYGKTPAQVMLRWQFQEGHHAIPKSVTPSRIAENINIFDFELNDEELRVIDALDTKKRGGPEPEDINLETFGMPIPEA; encoded by the coding sequence ATGACCATTCCTAGTTTTACTTTGAACAATGGTGTTAGCCTCCCAGCCCTAGGCTATGGAGTCTTCCAAACACCACCCGCCGAGACAATTGCTGCAGTTAAAGAAACCCTCAAGGCTGGCTACCGTCACATCGACACCGCAGCTGCCTACGGCAATGAACGTGAAGTTGGACAAGCAATCGCTGAATCCGGCATTGATCGCTCTGAAATCTTCATCGAAACCAAAGTCTGGATCTCCGACTACGGCTTTGATGCTACTTTGCATGCTTTTGAAAAGTCCGCCGCCAAGCTTGGGGTTGATACCATTGACCTTTTTATCCTCCACCAGGCACTTCCCACAAACTTTGACCTGACCATCGAGGCTTATAAGGCACTTGAGCAGCTACTTGCTGAAGGCAAGGTGCGCGCAATTGGCGTTAGTAACTTCATGGTTGAGCACCTGGATAAGCTGATTGCAGAAACCACTGTCGTACCAGCAGTAAACCAGTTAGAGATTCACCCTTATTTCCAGCAGCGAGAAGTCCTTGCACGCAATGCTGAGCTGGGCATCCTGAGCCAAGCTTGGTCCCCAATTGGCGGAATTACCTTCTATCGCGAGGGCGAGCACACCAGCACCCTAAACGATCCCACCATCGGCGAGATCGCCAAGAAGTACGGTAAAACCCCAGCTCAAGTTATGTTGCGTTGGCAATTCCAAGAAGGACACCATGCTATTCCAAAGTCGGTGACACCTTCTCGAATTGCTGAGAACATCAATATCTTTGACTTTGAGCTTAACGACGAAGAACTGCGCGTCATCGATGCGCTGGACACTAAAAAGCGTGGCGGCCCTGAGCCCGAAGACATCAACCTAGAAACCTTCGGAATGCCTATTCCAGAGGCTTAA
- the rpsA gene encoding 30S ribosomal protein S1: MPTNNAPQVAINDIGSAEDFLAAIDATIKYFNDGDIVEGTVVKVDRDEVLLDIGYKTEGVIPSRELSIKHDVDPDEVVEVGDQIDALVLTKEDKEGRLILSKKRAQYERAWGAIEELKEKDEPVTGTVIEVVKGGLIIDIGLRGFLPASLVEMRRVRDLDPYIGQELEAKIIELDKNRNNVVLSRRAFLEQTQSEVRSEFLHQLQKGQVRKGVVSSIVNFGAFVDLGGVDGLVHVSELSWKHIDHPSEVVTVGDEVTVEVLDVDLDRERVSLSLKATQEDPWRVFARTHAVGQIVPGKVTKLVPFGAFVRVEEGIEGLVHISELAQRHVEVPDQVVAVGEEVMVKVIDIDLERRRISLSLKQADEDYTEEFDPSKYGMADSYDEQGNYIFPEGFDAETNEWLEGFDEQRQAWEARYAESERRFTAHTAQIERRRQQAEEAAAEAPAGNYSSESEEAAPAAASSEETTGGSLASDEQLAALRERLAGN, translated from the coding sequence ATGCCCACCAACAATGCACCTCAGGTAGCCATCAACGATATTGGCTCTGCTGAGGACTTCCTTGCAGCAATCGACGCAACCATCAAGTACTTCAACGATGGCGACATCGTTGAGGGCACCGTGGTCAAGGTCGATCGTGACGAGGTTCTTCTCGACATCGGATACAAGACCGAGGGTGTTATCCCATCCCGCGAGCTTTCCATCAAGCACGATGTCGATCCCGACGAGGTTGTCGAAGTTGGCGACCAGATCGACGCTCTTGTTCTCACCAAGGAGGACAAAGAAGGCCGTCTGATCCTTTCCAAGAAGCGTGCTCAGTACGAGCGTGCATGGGGAGCCATCGAGGAGCTCAAGGAGAAGGACGAGCCTGTTACCGGCACCGTCATCGAGGTCGTCAAGGGCGGCCTTATCATCGACATCGGACTGCGCGGCTTCCTGCCAGCATCCCTCGTCGAAATGCGTCGCGTTCGTGACCTGGACCCATACATCGGCCAGGAGCTCGAAGCGAAGATCATCGAGCTGGACAAGAACCGCAACAACGTTGTTCTTTCCCGCCGTGCATTCCTCGAGCAGACCCAGTCTGAGGTCCGTTCCGAGTTCTTGCACCAGCTCCAGAAGGGCCAGGTCCGCAAGGGCGTCGTCTCTTCCATCGTCAACTTCGGCGCATTCGTCGATCTCGGCGGTGTCGACGGACTGGTTCACGTTTCCGAGCTTTCTTGGAAGCACATTGACCACCCATCTGAGGTTGTCACCGTTGGCGACGAAGTCACCGTTGAGGTTCTCGACGTTGATCTCGACCGCGAGCGCGTATCCCTCTCCCTGAAGGCAACTCAGGAAGATCCATGGCGCGTCTTCGCACGTACCCACGCTGTGGGACAGATCGTGCCAGGCAAGGTCACCAAGCTTGTTCCATTCGGTGCGTTCGTTCGCGTTGAAGAGGGCATCGAGGGCCTCGTCCACATCTCCGAGCTGGCTCAGCGCCACGTTGAGGTTCCTGACCAGGTTGTCGCCGTTGGCGAAGAGGTTATGGTCAAGGTCATCGACATCGATCTCGAGCGTCGTCGTATCTCCCTCTCCCTCAAGCAGGCAGACGAGGATTACACCGAGGAATTCGACCCATCCAAGTACGGTATGGCCGATTCCTACGACGAGCAGGGTAACTACATCTTCCCTGAGGGCTTCGATGCAGAGACCAACGAATGGCTCGAGGGCTTCGATGAGCAGCGTCAGGCATGGGAGGCTCGCTACGCAGAGTCCGAGCGTCGCTTCACTGCTCACACCGCTCAGATCGAGCGTCGTCGCCAGCAGGCAGAAGAGGCAGCTGCCGAGGCTCCTGCAGGCAACTACTCCTCCGAGTCCGAAGAGGCAGCTCCAGCAGCAGCATCTTCCGAAGAGACCACCGGTGGATCCCTGGCTTCCGACGAGCAGCTCGCTGCTCTGCGCGAGAGGCTTGCAGGCAACTAA
- a CDS encoding class I SAM-dependent methyltransferase: MGTYDTSETNEFSLANRHWWDLDASDYHQRHGSYLGTDSPQGEFYWCPEMLHEKDVRLLGTAEQLKGAKILEIGCGSAPCSRWLSHDIPEAFVTAFDISREMLRHAGPNHTVSLVQADAMALPYLDNAFDLAFSVFGAIPFVEDSAALMREFARVLKPGGRLVFSITHPMRWIFPDDPGPAGLEATISYFDQSGYVEEDEETGHLTYAEQHRTMGARINELIDAGFVLEKLIEPEWPADLTETWGQWSPLRGKLFPGTAIFIASLPF, translated from the coding sequence ATGGGCACATATGATACCAGTGAGACCAATGAGTTTTCGCTAGCCAATCGTCATTGGTGGGATTTAGACGCTTCCGACTATCACCAACGGCATGGTTCATACCTTGGAACGGATAGTCCACAAGGTGAATTTTATTGGTGCCCGGAGATGCTGCATGAAAAAGATGTTCGCCTGCTTGGCACAGCGGAGCAGCTTAAAGGTGCAAAAATCTTAGAGATTGGCTGTGGCTCCGCGCCGTGTTCACGCTGGCTTTCCCATGACATCCCAGAGGCGTTTGTTACTGCCTTTGATATTTCTCGAGAAATGTTGCGCCATGCTGGCCCAAACCACACAGTATCTTTGGTACAAGCCGATGCCATGGCACTTCCCTACCTAGATAATGCCTTTGATCTGGCATTTTCTGTCTTTGGGGCGATCCCATTTGTTGAGGATTCCGCGGCATTAATGCGTGAATTTGCGCGCGTCCTTAAACCTGGCGGTCGCCTCGTTTTTTCCATTACCCATCCCATGCGCTGGATTTTTCCTGATGATCCCGGCCCCGCGGGCCTCGAGGCAACCATTAGCTACTTCGACCAGTCAGGTTATGTGGAAGAAGATGAGGAAACCGGGCATTTAACCTATGCCGAACAGCACCGCACCATGGGTGCGCGGATTAATGAGCTTATCGACGCAGGCTTTGTGCTGGAAAAGCTTATCGAACCAGAATGGCCCGCAGATCTCACTGAGACCTGGGGCCAATGGTCGCCACTGCGCGGAAAGCTTTTCCCCGGCACGGCTATTTTTATTGCATCACTTCCGTTTTAA